The segment TCCGTTACTAGACCATCCATCGCCATCGGATGTGTTCTTCTGGTTTCTTTATAACGAGCAACCAACTCTTCATCAGAAGCATCTAAAAATAAGACAGAGGTATCGATGAAATTTGTGTTTTCGATCTCGATCAACATACTTTGGATCTCTTCAAAGAAAGAGCGTGAACGTAGATCCACACCAAGTGCCATTTTTGTGACTTTCCCCGATTCCTTGATCAGTTCCCAGAATTTCGGGATCAGTGTTGGGGGCATATTATCGATACAAAAGTACCCCATATCTTCAAAGCTTTGAATGGCCACAGTTTTACCTGCACCGCTCATTCCTGTAATGATTACTAGTTCTAAATTATCAGCCATCCGTATGGCCTCCTCTCTCGTTCTCCTATAAAATTATATCATCCCGGGCGTATCATTGCTAGTTTGAATTCGATTTCTTTTGATTTTATTCAAAGACTGTGAAACAAAAACAAATCACTTCAAAATAAGCACGAAAAGTGAGTGGGACATTAGTCCTCACGCACATTCTAAAACCGAATAAATGGCGAGAACAAAAGTACGCTCTTCGGAAATAAGGCGCCATCCACAAAAATTTGAAGAACAATTTTCGTGGATGGCGTCTTATTTCTCGAGGGGAAACATTTCTGTCTCTAACTCTTTTCGCGCTAATTTATAGGAGCTGAACCCCTGTGGATCAAACTCAGCCCACAACTATTATTACACTCAAAACGTATCTTACTTTCGAGCAGACAGTGCCATCTCGATTGTTCGATCAGCTAATATCGACTGCGCATCGATCACAGGATAAGGATTATCGGAGGCAACTTCTTGCATCAAAGACAATTCTGTACAGCCTAAGATGATCTTTTCACATGCCAATCGTTGAACGACTTCTTCTAAAATCTCAAAATAAAGTTCTTTGTTCAAGCGATCTGCTTCTTTGATTTCATGATAAATCAAGTAGTTCACTTTTTCTTGTAGTTCTTGGTCAGGAATCACCACGTCAAATCCTAACGCTTTGATTTCTTTTTCGTAAACGCCGGCAAGAATACTTCCTTGAGTTGCTAAAACAGCTACTTTACCCGTTGTTTTTTGACGGACAAGCTCTTTTGCCGCTTCTCGTGGCATATGCAAAATCGGAATCGTCGTCTCTGCTTGTAAGTCATCAAAAAAGTAATGAGCTGTATTACAAGTCAAAACAATGAAATTCGGTTGTAGTAAATTTTGTTTTTTGACATCCTCTACTAAATAAGAGACAGGATTTTCTTTTGTTTGATCCAAAATGTAGGCCGTTCGATCAGGAACTGTCGCATGATTGAACAATACATAGTTCAAATAATCCTGATCTTTGGCGGCTTTGACACGATGATTGATCAAGCGTACAAAGCTTTCCGTTGCCATCGTTCCCATCCCACCTAAGATGCTGAAAAAATTCTCCATGAACTAGCCTTCTTTCGAATGAAAGTATTTTTTAAATCTTGGAATATAGTTTCGGAACATATAAGTCATCAATACCCAGCGTTTAAGTGAATGATCTTTCTCATAAAACACAGTCGTTCCATAGCGTTTTTCTTTGATCAACTGCAAGGCACGTTGTTTTTGTTCGTTCTCTTTGGCATAAGTCAAAAAGACTTTTTTAGGCACGCCAAGCCATAGCTTCGCTTGGTCTGATTGGTTCGTTCCGTATGTCGTTTCCACGAATGGCACACCAAAGACACGGTCTTCTGTTAGAAAACGTGCTAAATTCAGACCATTAAGCGTAACAAAGAAACTACTTCTTCCTTGACGAAGATTGATCTCAAATAATTTATATTCCCCATCTCGTGGGTCATATTTCATGTCGAAGTTTGCAAAACCAGTGTACTCGATTTTTTCTAGAAATGCTTTGATCGTTTGGTAGATCTTCTCGTTATAGTCAGGCATGATCACCACATAGTTTCCGATAGACGCTGGTGTTGGGTCTTCAAGTAATGGATGTCCTAGACACATCATTCGTACTTGATGCTGGTCATCAACGTAGGCATTCAAAACACGCATATTGCTGTCATCCCCAGGAATAAAATCTTGTGCGATCATTTCGCTCGTATAACCTGCTTCATAGATCCGACCTAACATCAAATCAAATTCCTCGCGATTATCAATAATAAACGCTTTTTTTCGTCCCTCAAATTGGACAGATAAATATTCCACACTATTTGCCGGTTTTAGTGCTACAGGAAAATTGAAAGGTAACTCTTGTTCCAAGCGGCCATTGTTCAACATTTCTTTTCGAATGATCAATGTTTTGGGATAAGGTAACTGATATTCTTCACATATCTCATAAAAACTCACTTTATTCACTAATCGCTCGAAAAGTGAATAATCGATATAAGGACATATAAAAGTTTCAGACAGCTCCTCTTTATGCTGAGATATCAACTCGGCATATCCATCGCCACAAGCTATCAGTAAATATTTTTTATTTTTATCCGTATATTTTTCTTTTGCTAAACGTCTCATCGTCTCTATAAAAACCGGATCTTGATCAAATCCTGGAATCACTTCAACGTTTACGATTTTGCTATAGCGGGTAGGCGCTAATTGATTCGACGCATAGGATTGACAAACTGTGCCATATGCCTCGTGAAATGAACGGGCCATACCATAAACGTTCATATCGCTACCTAATAAAATAGGGATAAATTCATTTTTTTCATTACTGTTCATCATTATCTCTCACTAACTTAATAATCTCTTGTTTTTTCTTTTACAATTACACAAGGAATATCATACCATAAAGAAAAAAGCAATCAAAGGAATCTCCTCCGATTGCTCAATTCTTTTTTGAACGGATTGAACTTATAGGAAGTTTTTATCTATACCAATAAGTGTAGAAAGAACTACCATATAAAATATTCTAGAATATTCATGAAAAGAAAACAATACATATTGTATTCTTTTAATATTTTTTTAACTATCATCATCACTTTTATTATTTTCCCATGATTTTTTTCAAATAATGTCCTGTATAGCTTTCTTTGACTTTCACTAATTCCTCTGGTGTACCAGTCGCTAGGATCGTACCGCCACCTTCGCCACCTTCAGGTCCTAGGTCGATCAAATGATCCGCTGTTTTGATGACGTCTAAATTGTGTTCAATGACTAACACAGTATTTCCTGCATCAACCAATCGTTGCAAAACATGCAATAAACGAGCAATGTCATCAGTGTGAAGCCCTGTAGTCGGCTCATCTAAAATATAAAAATTCTTCCCATTAGAAATTTTGTGCAGTTCACTCGCAAGTTTCATTCGTTGCGCTTCTCCGCCGGACAATGTCGTTGCTGGTTGTCCCATCGTGACATACCCTAAACCAACATCAACGATCGTTTGTAGTTTTCGATGGATCTTAGGGATCGGTTGGAAAAACTCAACGGCATCTTCAACCGTCATCTCTAAGATATCCGCAATACTTTTTCCTTTGTAATGAACTTCTAATGTTTCTGAGTTATAACGTTTCCCATGACAGACTTCGCATGGGACATACACATCTGGTAAGAAATGCATTTCGATTTTGATGATCCCATCCCCGCGGCAAGCTTCACAGCGTCCACCTTTCACATTGAAACTGAAACGACCTTTTTTGTAGCCACGCATCTTCGCTTCATTAGTTTGAGCAAACAGATCACGGATATCATCAAAAACACTCGTATAAGTCGCCGGATTACTTCTTGGTGTCCGACCAATCGGGCTTTGATCGATATCAATGATTTTTTCGATTCCTTCATAACCAGTTATCGTTTTGAACTTTCCTGGTTTGGCTGAATTACGATTGATTTTTTGTGCTAATGCCTTCTTCAAGATACTGTTCACAAGCGTACTTTTCCCTGAACCAGAGACTCCAGTGACCGCCACGAACTCACCCAAAGGAAACTCGACGGACACGTTTTTCAAGTTGTTTTCTGTCGCACCTGTGATCTTGATCGCTTTCCCTGTACCTTTTCGTCTTGTTTCAGGAACAGGGATCGATTTTTTGCCAGACAGATATTGTCCGGTCAATGAATGTTTATCCTTCGCAACTTGAGCTGGGGTTCCAGCAGAAACGATCTCGCCACCTTGATGTCCCGCACCAGGCCCAACATCGATCAAATAATCAGCTGCACGCATCGTATCTTCATCATGTTCCACAACCACTAAGGTATTGCCAAGATCACGCATTTTCTTCAATGAACCGATCAAGCGATCATTGTCCCGTTGATGCAAGCCAATGGAAGGCTCATCTAAGATATAAAGAACTCCCGATAGATTTGAACCGATTTGTGTGGCTAAACGAATCCGTTGCGCTTCTCCGCCTGATAAAGTGCCCGAAGCACGACTAAGTGTCAAATAATCAAGACCCACATTTTCTAAGAATGACAAACGATCATTGACTTCTTTTAGAATCGGACGAGCGATGACTTTTTCTTGCTCTGATAAAGTTAGATTTTCAAAAAATTCAACGGCATGTTGGATCGACAACTCATTCGTCTGACCAATATTCGTACCATTGATCTGTACGGATAAAGCTTGTGGATTCAACCGGTAACCGTCACAAGTCTTACACGTCAATTCTGTCATGTAAAGACGCATTTGTTCTCTCGTAAAATCGCTGTTCGTATCATGGTAGCGACGTTTGATATTGGTCATCACCCCTTCAAATGACGTTTCAACATCTCTCACTCCTCCAAAATCATTTTCGTAGTGGAAATGGAAGGGCTCTGAGGTACCATTCAACACGATTTCTTGATGTTCAATAGGTAAGTCTTCAAATGGTGTATCCATATCGATGCCATAACTTTCGCACGCTTGAGCCAGCATTTGTGGATAATATTGCGAACTGATGGGATTCCAAGGGATGATTGCTCCTTCATTCAATGTTTTTGTTTTATCTGGGATCACTAGATCGATATCGACTTCTAATTTGACACCCAAACCATCACAATCCGGACATGCGCCAAATGGTGCATTGAAAGAAAATAAGCGCGGTTCTAATTCTCCCACTGTAAACCCACAGTACGGACACGCATAATGTTCGCTAAAGAGCATTTCTTCTTCCCCGATCACATCGATCAGTACATAGCCATCCGCTAAACGAAGCGCTGCTTCGATAGAATCGAATAAACGAGAGCGGACGCCTTCTTTGACCACGATTCGGTCAATCACGATCGCGATATCGTGTTTTTTATTTTTCTCTAATTCAGGTACTTCGCTAACGTCATAGGTTTCTCCGTCTACACGAACACGAACATACCCTTCTTTTTGGACACGTTCAAATACTTTTTTGTGTTGTCCTTTTTTCTTTACCACGATCGGTGCTAAAATTTGGATCTTCGTCCAATCAGACAGTTCTAGCACTTTGTCCACCATTTGTTCGACGGATTGACTGGTGATCTCGATATGGTCATTTGGACAGATCGGATGACCGACCCGAGCAAACAACAAACGTAAATAATCATTGATCTCTGTGACTGTCCCTACGGTAGAACGAGGGTTTTTACTGGTTGTTTTTTGATCGATCGAGATTGCTGGGCTAAGTCCATCAATACTATCGACATCCGGTTTATCCATTTGCCCCAAAAATTGACGGGCATACGCAGATAAACTTTCAACATATCGGCGTTGTCCCTCTGCGTATAATGTGTCAAAAGCAAGTGAACTTTTCCCTGAACCGGATAATCCGGTGACGACCACGAATTTATCAC is part of the Enterococcus mundtii genome and harbors:
- a CDS encoding amino acid racemase — translated: MENFFSILGGMGTMATESFVRLINHRVKAAKDQDYLNYVLFNHATVPDRTAYILDQTKENPVSYLVEDVKKQNLLQPNFIVLTCNTAHYFFDDLQAETTIPILHMPREAAKELVRQKTTGKVAVLATQGSILAGVYEKEIKALGFDVVIPDQELQEKVNYLIYHEIKEADRLNKELYFEILEEVVQRLACEKIILGCTELSLMQEVASDNPYPVIDAQSILADRTIEMALSARK
- a CDS encoding D-aspartate ligase, encoding MMNSNEKNEFIPILLGSDMNVYGMARSFHEAYGTVCQSYASNQLAPTRYSKIVNVEVIPGFDQDPVFIETMRRLAKEKYTDKNKKYLLIACGDGYAELISQHKEELSETFICPYIDYSLFERLVNKVSFYEICEEYQLPYPKTLIIRKEMLNNGRLEQELPFNFPVALKPANSVEYLSVQFEGRKKAFIIDNREEFDLMLGRIYEAGYTSEMIAQDFIPGDDSNMRVLNAYVDDQHQVRMMCLGHPLLEDPTPASIGNYVVIMPDYNEKIYQTIKAFLEKIEYTGFANFDMKYDPRDGEYKLFEINLRQGRSSFFVTLNGLNLARFLTEDRVFGVPFVETTYGTNQSDQAKLWLGVPKKVFLTYAKENEQKQRALQLIKEKRYGTTVFYEKDHSLKRWVLMTYMFRNYIPRFKKYFHSKEG
- the uvrA gene encoding excinuclease ABC subunit UvrA, whose product is MANDKIIIHGARAHNLKNIDVTIPRDKFVVVTGLSGSGKSSLAFDTLYAEGQRRYVESLSAYARQFLGQMDKPDVDSIDGLSPAISIDQKTTSKNPRSTVGTVTEINDYLRLLFARVGHPICPNDHIEITSQSVEQMVDKVLELSDWTKIQILAPIVVKKKGQHKKVFERVQKEGYVRVRVDGETYDVSEVPELEKNKKHDIAIVIDRIVVKEGVRSRLFDSIEAALRLADGYVLIDVIGEEEMLFSEHYACPYCGFTVGELEPRLFSFNAPFGACPDCDGLGVKLEVDIDLVIPDKTKTLNEGAIIPWNPISSQYYPQMLAQACESYGIDMDTPFEDLPIEHQEIVLNGTSEPFHFHYENDFGGVRDVETSFEGVMTNIKRRYHDTNSDFTREQMRLYMTELTCKTCDGYRLNPQALSVQINGTNIGQTNELSIQHAVEFFENLTLSEQEKVIARPILKEVNDRLSFLENVGLDYLTLSRASGTLSGGEAQRIRLATQIGSNLSGVLYILDEPSIGLHQRDNDRLIGSLKKMRDLGNTLVVVEHDEDTMRAADYLIDVGPGAGHQGGEIVSAGTPAQVAKDKHSLTGQYLSGKKSIPVPETRRKGTGKAIKITGATENNLKNVSVEFPLGEFVAVTGVSGSGKSTLVNSILKKALAQKINRNSAKPGKFKTITGYEGIEKIIDIDQSPIGRTPRSNPATYTSVFDDIRDLFAQTNEAKMRGYKKGRFSFNVKGGRCEACRGDGIIKIEMHFLPDVYVPCEVCHGKRYNSETLEVHYKGKSIADILEMTVEDAVEFFQPIPKIHRKLQTIVDVGLGYVTMGQPATTLSGGEAQRMKLASELHKISNGKNFYILDEPTTGLHTDDIARLLHVLQRLVDAGNTVLVIEHNLDVIKTADHLIDLGPEGGEGGGTILATGTPEELVKVKESYTGHYLKKIMGK